TGCAAAACGCCTTGAAAACTCGGACTATCATTTTTGACCGTGAAGAAAAAGAGGCTGGTGCCTTGTCTGGTCAAAAGGGAACCTACGTTGAACTAACTGATATCAGTAAAAATTTGCAGAATGCTGTTATTGCGACAGAAGACCGTTCTTTTTATAAAAACGATGGGATTAACTATGGTCGTTTCTTCTTGGCGATTGTCACTGCTGGTCGTTCAGGCGGTGGTTCTACTATTACCCAACAGCTGGCTAAAAACGCCTATTTGTCGCAGGATCAAACTGTTGAGAGAAAAGCGAAAGAATTTTTCTTGGCTTTAGAATTGACTAAAAAATATAGCAAAGATCAGATCCTAACCATGTACCTTAATAATGCCTATTTTGGAAATGGTGTGTGGGGTGTAGAAGATGCGAGTAAGAAATACTTTGGAGTTTCTGCATCTGAAGTGAGTCTGGATCAAGCTGCTACTCTGGCAGGCATGCTCAAAGGGCCGGAGCTGTATAATCCTTTGAATTCTGTAGAGGATTCTACCAATCGTCGCGATACTGTTTTGCAAAATATGGTTGCAGCGGGCTATATTGATAAAAATCAAGAAACCGAGGCTGCAGGAGTTGATATGACCTCGCAATTGCAAGATAAGTATGAAGGAAAAATTTCAGATTATCGTTACCCCTCTTATTTTGATGCGGTGGTTAATGAAGCCGTTTCTAAGTATAATCTAACAGAGGAAGAAATCGTAAATAATGGCTACCGCATTTACACAGAGCTGGATCAAAACTACCAAGCAAATATGCAGGTTGTCTATGAAAACACCTCACTATTTCCGAGGGCAGAAGATGGAACATTCGTCCAATCAGGAAGTGTAGCTCTCGAACCGAAAACAGGGGGAGTTCGTGGGGTTGTCGGTCAGGTTGCTGACAATGATAAAACTGGATTCCGTAATTTCAACTATGCAACCCAATCAAAACGTAGCCCTGGCTCTACAATTAAGCCTTTAGTTGTTTATACGCCAGCAGTTGAGGCAGGTTGGGCTTTGAACAAGCAGTTGGATAACCATACCATGCAGTATAACAGCTATAAGGTTGATAACTATGCAGGGATTAAAACGAGTCGAGAAGTTCCTATGTATCAAGCCTTGGCAGAATCACTTAATCTGCCTGCTGTTGCCACTGTTAATGATTTGGGCGTTGACAAGGCTTTTGAGGCAGGAGAAAAATTTGGACTCAACATGGATAAGGTAGACCGTGTTCTTGGTGTCGCTTTGGGAAGTGGTGTCGAAACCAATCCTCTGCAAATGGCTCAAGCATATGCTGCCTTTGCAAATGAAGGTTTAATGCCGGAAGCTCATTTTATTAGTAGAATTGAAAATGCTAGTGGTCAGGTTATTGCGAGTCATAAAAATTCACAAAAACGAGTGATTGATAAAGCTGTAGCTGACAAGATGACTAGTATGATGTTGGGGACATTCACCAACGGAACCGGTATTAGTTCATCGCCTGCAGACTATGTCATGGCAGGGAAAACTGGTACAACCGAAGCAGTTTTCAATCCGGAATACACAAGTGACCAGTGGGTAATTGGCTATACTCCGGATGTAGTGATTAGTCACTGGCTTGGTTTCCCGACCACTGATGAAAATCACTATCTAGCAGGATCTACTTCAAATGGTGCAGCTCATGTCTTTAGAAACATTGCAAATACCATTTTACCTTATACCCCAGGAAGTACCTTTACAGTTGAAAATGCATATAAGAAAAACGGAATTGCACCCGCTAATACAAAAAGACAAGTACAAACCAATGATAATAGCCAGACAGATGATAATTTGTCTGATATTCGAGGACGTGCGCAAAGTCTAGTAGATGAGGCTAGTCGGGCTATCTCGGATGCGAAGATTAAGGAAAAGGCTCAAACAATATGGGATTCGGTAGTCAATCTATTTCGCTAAGATGCTTGTCAAAGCCTAGCTTTCTTGTTATAATAGATAAGATGGAGGCGTTATGGCATTAAAAAAAGCAAGCCTAGCTTGTGCGGTTTGTGGTTCGAGAAACTATTCAATCAAGATCAGCGGAAACCCCAAGCCTACACGACTAGAAGTAAATAAATTTTGTAAGCATTGTGGCAAGTACACTACACACAGAGAAACGAGATAGGAGAGAGCGATGCGTTTTATTGGAGATATTTTTAGACTTCTTAAAGACACAACATGGCCAACTCGCAAGGAAAGCTGGAGAGATTTTCGTTCTATCATGGAATATACTGCTTTCTTTGTAGTAATTATTTACATTTTTGACCAGTTGATTGTTTCAGGTTTGATTCGATTTATTAACATTTTTTAGAAGGTTAGTGG
Above is a genomic segment from Streptococcus mitis containing:
- a CDS encoding penicillin-binding protein, with the protein product MKLDKLFEKFLSLFKKETSELEDSDSTSLRRSRSDRKKLAQVGPIRKFWRRYHLTKIVLILGLSAGLLVGTYLFAVAKSTNVNDLQNALKTRTIIFDREEKEAGALSGQKGTYVELTDISKNLQNAVIATEDRSFYKNDGINYGRFFLAIVTAGRSGGGSTITQQLAKNAYLSQDQTVERKAKEFFLALELTKKYSKDQILTMYLNNAYFGNGVWGVEDASKKYFGVSASEVSLDQAATLAGMLKGPELYNPLNSVEDSTNRRDTVLQNMVAAGYIDKNQETEAAGVDMTSQLQDKYEGKISDYRYPSYFDAVVNEAVSKYNLTEEEIVNNGYRIYTELDQNYQANMQVVYENTSLFPRAEDGTFVQSGSVALEPKTGGVRGVVGQVADNDKTGFRNFNYATQSKRSPGSTIKPLVVYTPAVEAGWALNKQLDNHTMQYNSYKVDNYAGIKTSREVPMYQALAESLNLPAVATVNDLGVDKAFEAGEKFGLNMDKVDRVLGVALGSGVETNPLQMAQAYAAFANEGLMPEAHFISRIENASGQVIASHKNSQKRVIDKAVADKMTSMMLGTFTNGTGISSSPADYVMAGKTGTTEAVFNPEYTSDQWVIGYTPDVVISHWLGFPTTDENHYLAGSTSNGAAHVFRNIANTILPYTPGSTFTVENAYKKNGIAPANTKRQVQTNDNSQTDDNLSDIRGRAQSLVDEASRAISDAKIKEKAQTIWDSVVNLFR
- a CDS encoding 50S ribosomal protein L33, with product MALKKASLACAVCGSRNYSIKISGNPKPTRLEVNKFCKHCGKYTTHRETR
- the secE gene encoding preprotein translocase subunit SecE (forms a complex with SecY and SecG; SecYEG forms a putative protein-conducting channel to which secA binds and translocates targeted polypeptides across the cytoplasmic membrane, a process driven by ATP and a proton-motive force) — protein: MRFIGDIFRLLKDTTWPTRKESWRDFRSIMEYTAFFVVIIYIFDQLIVSGLIRFINIF